The proteins below are encoded in one region of Shewanella putrefaciens:
- a CDS encoding nuclear transport factor 2 family protein, with product MRILCLIWCFIFVLALNPAAVQANSGEMPQEQQLAIKYMNALTEHDYKTLRKFYNRDSVFFDKTANRKYTGGRFIIDFLERAHEGVLEYNFNVEHMYNAGSLVVMIGNYHFKGPGEQFGKPGKIIDVAIPGVTSLKLDMLNHRVTEHVDLIDYQTMSDQLAMQ from the coding sequence TTGCGAATATTGTGTCTTATTTGGTGTTTTATCTTTGTTCTGGCCCTCAATCCTGCTGCGGTGCAAGCCAACTCAGGTGAAATGCCCCAGGAGCAGCAGTTAGCCATAAAATATATGAATGCGTTGACTGAACACGACTACAAGACCCTCAGAAAATTCTATAACCGCGACAGTGTTTTCTTCGACAAAACCGCCAATCGTAAATACACCGGCGGGCGTTTTATTATCGATTTTTTAGAACGCGCCCATGAGGGAGTGCTGGAATATAACTTCAATGTCGAACATATGTATAACGCGGGTTCACTCGTAGTGATGATAGGAAACTACCACTTCAAGGGACCGGGTGAGCAATTCGGTAAACCCGGCAAAATTATCGATGTGGCGATACCTGGAGTCACCAGCCTTAAGTTAGATATGCTCAATCATAGGGTGACTGAGCATGTGGATCTTATCGATTACCAGACTATGTCTGACCAATTAGCGATGCAGTAA
- a CDS encoding trimeric intracellular cation channel family protein, with protein MNHWIYFFDLCGTAVFALSGALAAGRHRMDPFGVIVLASVTAIGGGSIRDALIGATPVFWIRDPNYIIVILATVIACLLLVRRPRKVPQYTLPVADALGLALFTVIGAEKALNMGLSGMIAVVMGLITGVGGGIIRDLLCRQIPMVLRTEIYATASIIGGIGYTVSLHYGMGEKTALFLAMTCALIIRLSAIKWHLSLPAFDLKTKRE; from the coding sequence ATGAACCATTGGATCTATTTCTTTGATTTATGTGGTACAGCCGTATTTGCCTTATCCGGTGCCCTCGCCGCGGGTCGCCACAGGATGGACCCCTTTGGCGTGATTGTACTCGCCTCGGTGACGGCCATTGGCGGCGGCAGTATCCGTGATGCACTGATAGGAGCAACACCGGTTTTTTGGATCCGCGATCCCAACTACATCATAGTCATACTCGCAACTGTGATAGCTTGCTTATTGTTAGTACGTCGCCCACGTAAGGTGCCGCAATACACTTTGCCCGTAGCCGATGCCCTAGGTTTAGCACTGTTTACTGTTATTGGCGCCGAAAAAGCCCTCAATATGGGATTGAGTGGCATGATTGCCGTGGTGATGGGCTTGATCACGGGCGTGGGAGGAGGCATTATTCGAGACTTACTGTGTAGACAAATCCCTATGGTGTTACGCACAGAAATCTATGCCACCGCATCCATTATCGGTGGTATTGGCTATACCGTGAGTTTGCACTACGGTATGGGGGAAAAAACGGCGCTGTTTCTGGCAATGACCTGTGCATTGATTATCCGCTTAAGCGCAATTAAATGGCACCTGTCGTTACCAGCCTTTGATCTCAAAACCAAGAGGGAATAG
- a CDS encoding DUF2721 domain-containing protein, whose amino-acid sequence MHVSLTTPALLFPAISLLLLAYTNRFFALAALIRTLSNGEKPVHKDQIKNLSQRIRIIRRMQEAGVSSFALCVLCMIFIYIGFNKTGSVIFGASLLLLLYSLILSVIEIRISVDALNIHIKEMSK is encoded by the coding sequence ATGCATGTTTCATTAACAACTCCGGCCTTGTTATTTCCGGCCATCTCATTGTTACTATTGGCTTATACTAATCGTTTTTTTGCCCTTGCCGCATTGATCCGCACCCTAAGCAACGGAGAAAAACCCGTTCATAAGGATCAAATTAAAAACTTAAGCCAACGGATCCGTATCATTCGCAGGATGCAGGAAGCGGGCGTGTCCAGTTTTGCCCTGTGCGTGCTGTGCATGATTTTTATTTATATCGGTTTTAACAAAACCGGCTCAGTGATCTTTGGTGCCAGTTTGTTACTGCTACTCTACTCGCTGATTTTATCGGTGATCGAAATCCGTATCTCTGTAGATGCATTGAACATTCATATCAAAGAGATGAGTAAATGA
- a CDS encoding cobalamin biosynthesis protein CobD/CbiB, which translates to MHSSFYQQLVEIDGALFEGFLVLFFALLLARLAPLPREMQPLIWFTHLAKQLAAKVNRPERSPSQQATAGFLAMLLLVFPFWAIITFLLELAAFPWFFEFLVLYLCLGDAGFSQVADEIAKALKRQDNASAKKLLQPWVVRDTDNLSEVGLTKATIEKLSTAPIYGTASTIFFFAIAGAPMVLAVRMIKQLELSWPPIQPQYQHFCSTANSLSTVLLAIPAWLWSLSIAIQGGPRALAKLFSIPKNHPALRGYVLSVNLVASILQIELGGPQKLVGQRIDIPRISHGPLPTSDTIAPALKLTSRACAIWFSFIILLPLLWAGLRWLQSL; encoded by the coding sequence ATGCACAGTTCTTTTTATCAACAGCTTGTCGAAATTGATGGGGCTTTGTTTGAAGGCTTTTTGGTACTTTTCTTCGCCCTACTGCTCGCGCGCCTCGCGCCCCTGCCCCGGGAAATGCAGCCACTCATTTGGTTTACCCATTTAGCCAAACAACTGGCTGCCAAAGTTAATCGTCCAGAGCGCTCCCCGAGTCAGCAGGCAACGGCGGGCTTTTTGGCTATGTTGCTGCTGGTATTTCCCTTTTGGGCCATCATCACTTTTTTACTCGAACTCGCTGCATTCCCATGGTTTTTCGAATTCTTAGTCCTCTATCTATGCTTAGGTGACGCGGGTTTTAGCCAAGTTGCAGATGAAATCGCTAAAGCACTCAAACGTCAGGATAATGCCAGCGCAAAAAAGTTACTCCAACCTTGGGTTGTCCGTGATACGGATAATCTCTCGGAAGTCGGCTTAACCAAAGCCACGATTGAAAAACTCTCTACAGCGCCTATTTATGGCACGGCTTCGACAATTTTCTTTTTTGCCATCGCCGGCGCACCTATGGTGCTGGCGGTACGTATGATTAAACAATTGGAACTCAGCTGGCCACCAATACAGCCGCAGTATCAACACTTTTGCAGCACAGCCAATAGTTTATCGACTGTGCTGCTCGCCATTCCCGCTTGGCTCTGGAGTCTATCGATAGCCATTCAGGGCGGCCCTAGGGCCTTAGCCAAACTGTTTAGTATCCCGAAGAATCACCCTGCGCTGCGGGGCTATGTATTGAGTGTCAACCTAGTCGCCAGCATTTTACAAATTGAGCTTGGCGGGCCACAAAAACTGGTGGGTCAACGCATTGATATCCCTAGGATAAGCCATGGACCACTGCCGACAAGCGATACCATAGCGCCAGCACTGAAACTCACCTCTAGGGCCTGTGCAATTTGGTTTAGCTTTATCATTCTACTGCCATTACTTTGGGCGGGTTTACGTTGGTTACAAAGCCTGTGA
- a CDS encoding 5'-methylthioadenosine/adenosylhomocysteine nucleosidase, with amino-acid sequence MKIGIIGAMEPEVAHLIAAMTNASSQTIAGIEFIAGTLAGKDVVVTRSGIGKVAASIATTLLIEKYAPDAVINTGSAGGFVDSLAIGDIIISSEVRHHDVDVTAFGYEIGQMAQQPAAFIPAPYLVEAANKAIAQLGEVKAIEGLICTGDSFICDPVRTQTMLKNFPTMAACEMEGAAIAQVCHQFGVPFVVIRSLSDNANNDSPVDFDSYLVKAGYHSALMVMLLLEQLQPSSVN; translated from the coding sequence ATGAAAATTGGTATTATTGGCGCAATGGAGCCAGAAGTTGCCCATCTTATTGCGGCTATGACAAACGCCTCATCACAAACCATTGCTGGTATTGAATTTATTGCTGGAACCCTCGCAGGCAAAGACGTAGTAGTGACTCGCTCTGGCATAGGAAAAGTTGCCGCCAGTATCGCCACCACCCTACTGATTGAGAAATATGCGCCGGATGCGGTGATCAACACAGGTTCTGCCGGTGGATTTGTCGATAGCCTAGCCATTGGTGATATTATAATTTCATCGGAAGTTCGCCACCACGATGTGGACGTTACCGCCTTTGGTTACGAAATTGGCCAGATGGCGCAGCAACCCGCGGCCTTTATTCCTGCGCCATATTTGGTTGAAGCGGCGAACAAAGCGATTGCCCAGTTAGGTGAAGTCAAAGCGATTGAAGGATTAATTTGTACTGGCGATAGCTTTATTTGCGATCCTGTTCGCACCCAAACCATGCTCAAAAACTTCCCGACTATGGCCGCCTGTGAAATGGAAGGCGCGGCAATCGCTCAAGTATGCCACCAATTTGGCGTGCCATTTGTCGTGATCCGTTCACTCTCTGATAATGCGAACAATGACTCACCAGTGGACTTTGACTCTTACCTTGTCAAAGCGGGTTACCACTCGGCGTTGATGGTGATGTTATTGCTCGAGCAATTACAGCCAAGCTCAGTAAACTAA
- a CDS encoding FAD-dependent oxidoreductase, producing the protein MSNDFQFIEVGRKDPTKHPAAKRATQFIEIYQPFAQSQVAEQADRCLDCGNPYCEWKCPLHNYIPNWLKLAQQGRIMEAADLVHETNTLPEICGRVCPQDRLCEGACTLNDDFGAVTIGNVEKYITDTAIAQGWRPDMSKVTPRPERVAIVGAGPAGLGCADILARNGVKAVVFDKYPQIGGLLTYGIPSFKLDKAVMATRRSVLEGMGIEFKLGVTVGKDIPFAKLLEEYDAVFLGMGTYTAMKAGLAGEEAQGVYQALPYLIGNTHHLMGTSNPETPYLNLEGKRVVVLGGGDTAMDCVRTAVRQGASSVVCAYRRDEANMPGSRREVQNAREEGVNFLFNRQPVAIKTQDGKVLGVECVETVMGKADASGRQRAEVIEGSEQLLEADAVIIAFGFQPSPAPWFAEYGIELDQWGRVKASKLDENPFQTTNPKVFAGGDMVRGSDLVVTAIAEGRDAAQGILNYLD; encoded by the coding sequence ATGAGTAACGATTTTCAATTTATTGAAGTGGGTCGCAAAGACCCCACTAAACACCCTGCGGCAAAGCGTGCGACTCAGTTTATTGAGATTTATCAGCCTTTTGCTCAGTCTCAAGTGGCTGAGCAAGCGGATCGCTGTCTAGATTGCGGTAACCCCTATTGCGAATGGAAGTGCCCGCTACACAATTATATTCCTAACTGGCTGAAGCTAGCGCAGCAGGGCCGAATCATGGAAGCGGCGGATTTAGTGCATGAGACCAACACTCTGCCCGAAATCTGCGGCCGAGTGTGCCCTCAGGATAGACTCTGCGAAGGCGCTTGTACCTTAAACGATGACTTTGGCGCCGTGACTATCGGTAATGTTGAAAAATACATTACCGATACCGCTATCGCCCAAGGCTGGCGTCCCGATATGAGCAAAGTCACACCACGCCCTGAGCGTGTGGCCATTGTAGGCGCAGGCCCTGCGGGTCTTGGCTGCGCAGACATACTCGCCCGTAATGGGGTAAAAGCCGTCGTCTTTGATAAATATCCCCAAATTGGTGGCCTACTCACCTACGGTATCCCCTCTTTTAAACTCGACAAGGCCGTTATGGCGACCCGTCGCAGCGTATTAGAAGGCATGGGCATTGAGTTCAAACTCGGTGTTACTGTGGGTAAGGACATCCCATTTGCTAAACTGCTCGAAGAATACGATGCAGTCTTCCTCGGAATGGGAACTTATACCGCGATGAAAGCGGGCCTTGCGGGTGAAGAGGCCCAAGGCGTCTACCAAGCCCTACCCTATTTGATTGGTAACACCCATCATTTAATGGGCACCTCAAACCCAGAAACTCCTTATCTTAATCTCGAGGGGAAACGTGTGGTGGTGCTCGGTGGGGGTGATACTGCGATGGATTGTGTACGCACCGCAGTTAGGCAAGGCGCCAGCAGCGTAGTGTGCGCTTACCGCCGTGACGAAGCGAATATGCCAGGCTCACGCCGCGAAGTGCAAAATGCGCGGGAGGAAGGGGTTAACTTCCTATTTAACCGTCAACCCGTGGCAATTAAAACCCAAGATGGCAAAGTGCTCGGTGTCGAATGTGTCGAAACTGTGATGGGTAAAGCCGATGCGAGTGGGCGTCAACGGGCTGAAGTCATCGAGGGTAGCGAGCAGCTACTCGAAGCCGATGCCGTTATTATCGCCTTCGGTTTCCAACCTAGCCCCGCACCTTGGTTCGCTGAATATGGGATTGAGCTTGATCAATGGGGCCGAGTCAAGGCGAGTAAGCTAGATGAAAACCCATTCCAAACCACTAACCCGAAAGTGTTTGCTGGCGGCGATATGGTGCGCGGTTCAGACTTGGTTGTCACCGCGATTGCCGAAGGTCGCGATGCGGCGCAAGGCATTCTTAACTACTTAGATTAA
- the gltB gene encoding glutamate synthase large subunit: protein MSLYHPSFERDNCGFGLIAQMDGEASHRIVRTAIHGLDRMKHRGGIASDGRTGDGCGLLMQLPVQFFEAIAAENDWHLSRKFAVGMLFLSQDDELADQAKFILERELERETLSIAGWRKVPVNPDVLGEIGKASLPQIYQVLINAPIGWREKDLERRLYMARRRLEQQIIDDKDFYVASLSGQVIVYKGLMMPVDLPAFYPDLADIRLKSSICLFHQRFSTNTSPKWPLAQPFRYLAHNGEINTITGNRQWARARAYKFNSPLLPDLQQAAPFVNETGSDSSSLDNMLEMLLSGGMDLYRAMRLLIPPAWQSNPEMDDELKAFYDFNSMHMEPWDGPAGIVMTNGRHAACAVDRNGLRPSRYVITKDRILTLASEVGIWDYAADEVIEKGRVGPGELLVLDTLNGRLYQSFEIDNDLKRRHPYKEWMAKNSRTLVPAEQLTTEQHGASELSNEQLLQYQKQFGYTREELEQVIWVLAKQGEEATGSMGDDTPMAVLSKKSRSLYDYFRQKFAQVTNPPIDPLREKHVMSLATCIGREQNLFNETTGHAYRVMFNSPILLFSDFNQLLGLDSTYYRANIVDLNYDPKEGLENAIRRITSEAERLARSGTTLLILSDRAIGQSVQVIPAAMAVGAVQQMLVNKSLRCDTNIIVETASARDPHHFAVLLGFGATAIYPYLVYESISDLAKRHDLSDTTALMLNFRYGIEKGLRKIMSKMGISTVGSYRCSQQFEAIGIAKDVIELCFKGVISRIEGASFADIAQDQALLHKAAYRAHVALPQGGLLKYVEGGEYHCFNPDVVNTLQASLKDKDFATYKKFAELVDNRPIATLRDLIGIKGTQTAIDIAKVEGASQLYPRFDSAAMSIGALSPEAHEALAIAMNRLGGRSNSGEGGEDARRFNTERNSAIKQIASARFGVTAHYLVNADVLQIKVAQGAKPGEGGQLPGHKVSVEIAGLRHARPGVTLISPPPHHDIYSIEDLAQLIFDLKQINTKALISVKLVSEPGVGTIATGVAKAYADMITISGYDGGTGASPITSVKYAGSPWELGLAEVHQSLVENGLRHKIRLQVDGGLKTGTDVIKAALLGAESFGFGTVPMIALGCKYLRICHLNNCATGVATQDKNLRDNHYHGLPERVMTYFEFVAEEVREWMATLGVSKFEDLVGRSEWLHTLEGQTDKQRGLDLAPILYQPKVKASTARTWQETNPPADLGLLNQHLLNECQSAVDKGESFDAAYSINNTDRSVGARLSGYIASTLGVKGTKAPIKLSFNGSAGQSFGVWNSPGLELKLCGDANDYVGKGMSGGKIVIYPPLGSPFQSERSAIVGNTCLYGATGGKFFAAGQAGERFAVRNSGAIAVVEGLGDNGCEYMTSGIVVVLGKTGVNFGAGMTGGFAYVFDQFGRFNRRVNTELVDTQKLESPIHQQHLKGLIEEHVAETGSEHAKMILSDFGNWLDCFVLVKPKNIAVADLLKLEQSNPELVVKAG from the coding sequence ATGAGCTTATATCATCCCAGTTTTGAGCGGGACAATTGTGGTTTTGGGTTGATAGCACAGATGGATGGCGAAGCCAGCCATCGTATCGTGCGCACGGCTATCCATGGCCTCGATCGCATGAAGCACCGTGGCGGTATCGCCTCCGACGGTCGCACAGGTGACGGCTGTGGTTTATTGATGCAACTGCCCGTACAGTTTTTTGAAGCGATAGCAGCGGAAAATGATTGGCATTTAAGCCGCAAGTTTGCCGTAGGTATGCTGTTTTTAAGTCAAGATGATGAATTGGCCGACCAAGCTAAGTTTATCCTTGAGCGTGAACTCGAACGTGAAACCCTGAGCATTGCGGGCTGGCGCAAGGTCCCCGTCAATCCCGATGTGCTCGGTGAAATCGGTAAGGCTAGCCTGCCACAAATCTACCAAGTGCTGATTAACGCCCCTATCGGCTGGCGTGAAAAAGATTTGGAGCGCCGCCTATATATGGCGCGTCGCCGCTTAGAGCAGCAAATCATCGACGACAAAGACTTCTATGTCGCCAGTTTGTCTGGCCAAGTGATCGTCTACAAAGGCCTGATGATGCCTGTGGACTTGCCCGCGTTTTATCCCGACTTGGCTGACATTCGCTTAAAAAGTTCTATCTGCCTGTTCCATCAACGTTTTTCCACCAATACTTCGCCTAAATGGCCATTAGCTCAGCCCTTTAGATATTTAGCCCATAACGGCGAAATCAATACGATTACGGGTAACCGTCAATGGGCCCGCGCCCGCGCCTATAAGTTTAATTCACCGCTGTTGCCCGACTTGCAACAGGCTGCGCCCTTTGTGAATGAAACGGGCTCAGACTCGTCATCCCTAGATAACATGCTGGAAATGCTGTTATCCGGTGGCATGGATTTATACCGTGCCATGCGATTGTTGATCCCGCCGGCCTGGCAAAGTAATCCAGAAATGGACGACGAATTAAAAGCATTCTACGACTTTAACTCTATGCATATGGAGCCTTGGGATGGCCCGGCCGGTATTGTGATGACCAATGGTCGCCATGCCGCCTGTGCCGTTGACCGCAACGGTCTGCGTCCATCACGCTATGTGATCACTAAAGATCGTATTTTGACCTTAGCCTCCGAAGTCGGCATTTGGGATTACGCCGCCGATGAAGTGATCGAAAAAGGCCGTGTTGGGCCCGGCGAGTTATTAGTGCTCGATACTTTGAACGGCCGCCTGTACCAATCCTTTGAAATCGATAACGATCTTAAGCGTCGCCATCCCTATAAAGAATGGATGGCAAAAAACAGCCGCACTTTGGTCCCAGCAGAGCAACTCACCACAGAGCAACACGGTGCCAGTGAGTTGAGTAACGAGCAATTGCTGCAATATCAAAAGCAATTTGGTTATACCCGCGAAGAATTAGAGCAGGTTATTTGGGTTCTCGCTAAACAGGGTGAAGAGGCCACTGGCTCCATGGGTGACGATACCCCTATGGCGGTATTGTCGAAAAAATCTCGCTCACTGTACGACTATTTCAGGCAAAAATTTGCTCAGGTCACTAACCCGCCTATCGATCCTCTGCGTGAAAAACACGTGATGTCCTTGGCGACCTGTATCGGCCGCGAACAAAACCTGTTTAATGAAACCACAGGGCACGCTTATCGCGTGATGTTCAACTCGCCAATTTTATTATTCAGTGATTTTAATCAGTTACTTGGCCTAGATAGCACTTACTATCGCGCCAATATCGTCGATTTAAATTACGATCCGAAGGAAGGGCTCGAAAACGCCATTCGTCGCATCACCTCAGAAGCCGAGCGTTTAGCCCGCAGCGGCACCACATTGCTAATTCTATCTGACCGCGCAATTGGTCAGTCTGTACAAGTCATCCCCGCGGCAATGGCGGTAGGTGCGGTGCAACAAATGCTGGTCAATAAGAGCCTGCGCTGCGACACCAACATCATTGTTGAAACCGCATCTGCGCGGGACCCACACCACTTTGCCGTACTGCTCGGCTTTGGGGCTACGGCGATTTATCCGTATTTAGTGTATGAATCAATTTCAGATCTCGCGAAGCGCCATGATCTTAGCGATACCACGGCCTTGATGCTGAACTTCCGCTATGGCATTGAAAAGGGTCTGCGTAAGATCATGTCTAAAATGGGCATCAGCACTGTGGGTTCTTATCGCTGTAGCCAGCAATTTGAAGCCATAGGCATTGCCAAGGATGTGATTGAACTGTGCTTTAAGGGCGTAATAAGCCGTATCGAAGGCGCAAGCTTTGCCGATATCGCCCAGGATCAAGCGCTACTGCATAAGGCAGCTTACCGCGCCCACGTAGCACTGCCTCAAGGCGGCTTACTGAAATATGTTGAAGGCGGTGAATACCACTGTTTTAACCCTGATGTGGTCAACACTTTGCAGGCGTCATTGAAAGACAAAGACTTCGCGACCTATAAAAAATTCGCTGAACTCGTCGACAATCGCCCTATTGCCACACTGCGCGACTTAATCGGTATCAAGGGCACACAAACAGCAATCGATATCGCTAAGGTCGAAGGAGCATCACAACTCTATCCTCGCTTTGATAGCGCGGCCATGAGCATCGGCGCCTTAAGCCCAGAAGCCCATGAGGCATTAGCCATTGCGATGAACCGCTTAGGCGGCCGCTCTAACTCAGGTGAAGGCGGCGAAGATGCACGCCGCTTTAATACGGAACGCAACTCTGCGATTAAACAGATTGCCTCGGCACGCTTTGGCGTCACGGCGCACTACTTAGTCAATGCCGATGTGTTGCAGATTAAAGTCGCCCAGGGAGCAAAACCCGGAGAAGGTGGCCAACTACCCGGCCATAAAGTCAGCGTTGAAATCGCCGGACTGCGCCACGCGCGCCCCGGAGTGACCCTGATTTCACCACCGCCACACCACGATATTTACTCTATCGAGGATTTAGCCCAGCTGATTTTCGATTTAAAACAAATCAACACTAAAGCGCTGATTTCAGTGAAACTTGTGTCTGAACCCGGTGTAGGCACTATCGCCACCGGCGTGGCCAAAGCCTATGCGGATATGATCACGATTTCAGGGTATGACGGCGGCACAGGTGCCAGCCCAATCACCTCAGTGAAATATGCAGGCAGCCCTTGGGAGCTAGGGTTAGCCGAAGTGCATCAATCCCTAGTGGAAAATGGTCTACGTCATAAAATTCGTCTGCAGGTCGATGGCGGCCTAAAAACTGGCACCGATGTGATTAAAGCCGCGTTATTAGGCGCCGAAAGCTTTGGTTTTGGTACTGTGCCTATGATCGCCCTTGGCTGTAAGTATCTGAGAATTTGCCACTTGAACAACTGCGCGACTGGCGTGGCGACTCAAGATAAAAACCTGCGCGACAACCACTACCACGGCCTGCCAGAGCGAGTGATGACTTACTTTGAGTTTGTCGCCGAGGAAGTCCGCGAGTGGATGGCGACCCTTGGGGTCAGTAAGTTTGAAGACTTAGTGGGCCGTAGTGAGTGGCTACATACCTTAGAAGGCCAAACCGATAAGCAACGCGGACTCGATTTAGCGCCGATCCTGTATCAGCCTAAGGTCAAAGCCAGCACAGCCCGTACTTGGCAGGAAACCAATCCACCCGCAGATTTAGGGCTACTCAATCAACATTTGCTCAACGAGTGCCAAAGTGCTGTCGATAAGGGCGAATCTTTCGATGCCGCTTACAGCATCAATAACACCGACCGCTCAGTGGGAGCAAGACTGTCGGGTTATATCGCGAGCACACTCGGCGTGAAAGGCACTAAGGCACCGATTAAGCTGAGCTTTAATGGCAGTGCTGGTCAAAGCTTTGGTGTATGGAACAGCCCAGGGCTTGAGTTAAAACTCTGCGGTGATGCCAACGACTACGTAGGTAAAGGCATGTCTGGCGGTAAGATAGTGATTTATCCACCGCTGGGTAGTCCATTCCAAAGCGAGCGTAGCGCCATTGTCGGTAACACTTGCCTTTACGGCGCGACGGGCGGCAAGTTCTTCGCCGCCGGCCAAGCGGGCGAACGTTTTGCGGTGCGTAACTCAGGTGCGATTGCCGTGGTCGAAGGGCTTGGCGATAACGGCTGCGAATACATGACCAGCGGCATTGTGGTTGTGCTTGGAAAAACCGGGGTGAACTTCGGCGCGGGAATGACGGGCGGCTTTGCCTATGTGTTCGACCAATTCGGCCGCTTTAATCGCCGTGTGAACACTGAGCTTGTCGATACTCAAAAGCTGGAATCCCCGATCCATCAACAACATTTGAAAGGCTTAATTGAAGAGCATGTCGCCGAAACGGGCAGTGAGCATGCCAAGATGATCCTGAGTGATTTTGGTAACTGGTTGGATTGCTTTGTATTAGTTAAACCTAAAAATATTGCGGTTGCAGATCTGCTCAAGTTAGAGCAATCAAACCCAGAATTAGTCGTAAAAGCGGGGTAA
- a CDS encoding TIGR01212 family radical SAM protein (This family includes YhcC from E. coli K-12, an uncharacterized radical SAM protein.): MGLDAYVNTFGAVCKAKYGERLRKLTIDAQFTCPNRDGTLGRGGCTFCNVASFSYQQAEMLSISEQLEQGKARYKEAKPKLNADKFIAYFQAYTSTYDEYQVLMAKYDEAVKHSEIVGLCVGTRPDCVPDNVLDLLASYQHKGVDVWLELGLQTANDRTLHKINRGHDFACYSDTVSRARSRGLKVCTHLILGLPGETSLDYMATLQAVLAQGVDGLKLHPLHVVEGSTMAKAWRAGRLPLLSIEEYAASVGELIRHTPKEIIFHRVTAYAKKPMLLAPDWCAYRWDGLVAIVDNLQRLGGQGDALEGR; this comes from the coding sequence ATGGGGCTCGATGCATATGTCAACACATTCGGCGCCGTGTGTAAGGCTAAATATGGTGAGAGGTTGCGTAAGCTAACGATAGATGCCCAGTTCACTTGTCCTAACCGGGATGGCACCCTTGGGCGTGGAGGCTGCACTTTTTGCAATGTCGCTTCTTTTAGTTATCAGCAAGCGGAAATGCTCAGCATCAGTGAGCAGTTAGAACAGGGGAAAGCCCGTTATAAAGAGGCGAAACCTAAACTGAATGCTGATAAATTTATCGCGTATTTTCAGGCTTATACAAGTACCTATGATGAGTATCAAGTGCTGATGGCCAAATACGATGAGGCGGTTAAACACAGTGAGATTGTCGGCCTTTGTGTCGGCACTCGTCCCGACTGCGTGCCAGATAATGTCTTAGATTTATTAGCGAGTTATCAGCATAAGGGCGTTGATGTGTGGTTGGAGCTTGGGCTACAAACTGCAAACGACAGGACGCTGCACAAGATTAATCGCGGACATGATTTTGCCTGTTATTCTGATACCGTTTCGCGGGCCAGAAGTCGAGGGTTAAAGGTGTGTACTCACCTTATCTTAGGTTTACCCGGTGAAACTAGCCTCGATTATATGGCGACACTACAGGCTGTGCTGGCGCAGGGAGTTGATGGTTTAAAGCTTCATCCTTTACATGTGGTTGAGGGCAGCACCATGGCGAAGGCTTGGCGCGCGGGACGCTTACCCTTACTCAGTATCGAAGAGTATGCCGCGAGCGTTGGAGAGCTTATCCGGCATACACCAAAAGAGATCATTTTTCATCGCGTCACTGCCTACGCAAAAAAACCAATGTTATTAGCCCCCGATTGGTGCGCCTATCGCTGGGATGGTTTAGTGGCGATTGTGGATAATTTGCAGCGTTTGGGTGGACAAGGGGATGCATTAGAGGGACGATGA
- a CDS encoding Hpt domain-containing protein — translation MATVELEAILDLNTLEQYCSAIGAGTLLKSVVLFEQLMPEYVGNLVKANDAADKDTLCSEAHKFKGAAGSVGLKRIQQIAQLLQHGEEARWDAEHGSWVAQIVEFASADLQQLKLFLQAKA, via the coding sequence ATGGCCACAGTTGAATTAGAAGCAATCCTAGACCTCAATACTCTGGAACAGTACTGTAGTGCCATTGGCGCGGGGACATTACTTAAGAGTGTGGTGTTATTTGAGCAATTAATGCCTGAATATGTGGGGAACCTAGTAAAGGCTAACGATGCTGCAGACAAAGATACCCTCTGCTCCGAAGCCCATAAATTTAAAGGGGCGGCGGGATCCGTTGGTTTAAAACGCATTCAGCAGATTGCTCAATTACTGCAACACGGCGAAGAAGCGCGTTGGGATGCAGAACACGGCTCTTGGGTCGCCCAGATTGTTGAGTTTGCCAGTGCCGATTTACAACAACTCAAGTTATTCCTACAGGCTAAGGCCTAA